The stretch of DNA GTGGCGGTCAGCCAGCCGGGGAAGCCGCCGCCGTCGACCTCGGCGTTGATGTAGGGGCCGGGGCGCAGGATGACGTAGAGGCCGGTCTCGGCGGCCATGCGCAGGAACAGGTCCAGATCCCGCACCCCGGTGAAGTCGTACTTCCCCGGGGCGGGGGAGTGGTAGTTCCAGGCCACGTAGACGCTGACGGCGTTGTGGCCGTACGCGCGCATCTTCTGGAGCACGTCCCGCCACAGGGCGGGGCTCGGCAGCCGGAAGGGATGCATCTCGCCCGACCACAGCACCAGCCGCCGGCCGTCGACCAGCAGCGAGTAGCGGTCGAAGCCGACGCTGTGGCGCCGTCCGTCGGCGCTCGGCGGGGGCGGCGGCGGGCCGGTGGGCACGGAGCGGGCGGCGTAGGCCGACGGCGCCCCCGGTCCGCCGCTGCCGCCCAGGGCCAGTCCGAGCGCGGCGGCGCCGGCGAGGGCGCTGAATGAACGTCTGCTGAGCGCCAAGGGTGTGCCTCCGGGGCGATCTTACGGGGCGCGGGTGCCGCCATTCTGCACGGAAGCCGCCCCGCGCCCCGCACGCGCACGGAACTCGCCGCGATCGCACGACGGCGTACGAACGGCGCCGGAGGCCCGTGGAGAGGCGCCCTTGGCCTCGTCGCCCAGGGTCTTTCGTTTGGATCAGGCCGGATCAGGGAGCGGGGTCTGGTGCCGTGCGTCGCAGGGCGGAGGAGGGCGGCAGGGCGGAGCCCTGCCGACCGACGACAACGCGGCTGGGGGTACCCCCTGCTCGAAGAGCTTGGGGGAGCGGTGCCAGGGCCCGTGAGCCCGGCATGATCCAAACGAGAGGCCCTAGCTGTATTGACCCGGAGCGTTGTTGACGCGGCTGATCGGTGGGTGGCCGCCGAGTGCGGTGTGGCAGCGGTGGTGGTTGTAGGTGTGGAGGAAGTCTGCCAGGGCTTCGGTTCGCTCGCGGTTGCTGGTGTAGGGCCGCAGGTAGGCCCATTCGTCGAGCAGGGTGCGGTTGAAGCGTTCGACCTTGCCGTTGGTCTGCGGCCGGTAGACGCGTGTGTGTTTGCCGGCCGCGCCCAGGTCGGCAAGTGCCTGTCGCCAGGCGAAGCTCTTGCGGTAGGGCCAAGCGTTGTCGGTCAGAACCCGTTCGATGCGGGTCATGCCGTGGGCGTGGAAGAACGCGGCTGCGCGGGTGAGGAAGGCGGCGCAGGTGGCGGCCTTTTCGTCCGGGTGGATCTCGCTGTAGGCCAGGCGGCTGTGGTCGTCGACGGCGGAGTGGACGTAGTCGTAGCCCATGCTGTTGCGGGTGGTGCGGCCGGCCTGGCGGCCCAGCACCCTGTGACCGCCGCCGTCGGGGATTCGGCCGAGTTTCTTGACGTCGACATGGAGCAGCTCGCCGGGTCGGTCGCGTTCATAGCGGCGGATGACCTGGCCGGTGGGCCGGTCCAGGAAGGCGAGTCGGTTCAGGCCGTGCCGGGTCAGGATGCGGTGCACGGTGGAGGCGGGCATGCCCAGGATCGGTCCGATGCGTGCCGGGCCCAGCTTGCGATCCCGCCGCAGCCTGCAGACGGCCGCCTCGGTGGTGGCTGCGGTCCGGTGTGGTGTCCTGCGGGGACGACTGGAGCGGTCGAGGAGTCCGCTCTCGCCCTCGGACCGCCAGCGCCGGATCCACTTGTGGGCGGTGGGGCGGGAGACACCCATCTCCGCAGCGACGTGGGCGACAGGACGGCCGGAACGGACACGTTCGACGAGCAGCCGCCTGCCGTGAACAGTCAGCCGGGCATTACGGTGGGACACGAAGGCCTCCGTGCGGTGAAGATTCGACACCTCCACCACACACGGAGGCCTTCGCCACGATCAAGACCAGATCGCGTTAACAACGCTCGTGGTCAATACACCTAGCCCGCCTGTCCCATGCCTGCCGCGTTCGGCCAGTTCTGGGGGCTGGGCCAGCCGGTCGCCGGGGCCGGGGTCAGGCCGGGGGCGCCGGGGGGCGGGGCGGTCATGCCGCGCACCTGGGCGGCGGTGAGGCCGCCGCGGGCGGGGACGCCCGGCGGGGTCGGCCCGGGAGCGGGCGCCGGTACGGGTGCCGGGGCGGGAGCGGCGGCGGGAGCCGGGACCTGTTGTGCCGCCGGTGCCAGGGGGTGTATCGGGGCCGGTGCGGGGGCCGGCGGCTGGGCGGTGGCCGCCGGCAGGGGGGTGCCGGGGGTGACCTGCTGCGGGGCGGGGGCCGCCGACGCCGTGAGGGGGAGCGGCATCGCGGTGCCGGCGGCCGGGGCGGGTATCCCCGGGGCGGCGGCTGTCCCGGGAACGGCGGCCGGCATCCGCAGCCCGCCCCCGTTGGTCTCGCTCACCAGCCGGTCCACCGCGGCCGTACCCGAGCTGTAGTTGGTCCCATGACCCGGCTCGGGTGCGGCCGCTCCCCTCCCGCTCCCGTAGAGCACCTGTTCCAAGGCGGAGACGAGACGACGAACGTCCACCTCGGGGCGCACCACGAGCCGCAGGAAGCGGCTGGAGGAGCCGATCTTGTTGCCGCACTCGCGGACCAGGATCCGGTGCTCGGTGAGCAGCCGGTCCCGGACCACGGTGCCCTCGGCACCCACGGGAAGGCGGACGAAGAGGAAGTTGCCCTGGGACGGGTAGACCGTCAGGCCGGGCAGCGCCGAGAGGTGGGCGGCCATCTCCAGCCGGTCGCGGCGCACCTGCTGAAGGCTCTGCCGGTACTCCGCGCCGTGCTCCTTGAGCATGAACACCACGTGCTCGGCGAAGGAGTTGAGGTTCCACTTCGGCAGCATCGAACGGACCTTGCCCGCCAGCGCCGGATTGGCGACCAGATACCCGAAGCGGATGCCGTGCAGGCCGAAGTTCTTGCCCAGGCTGCGCAGCACGACCACGTTCGGGCGCAGCATCGCCTCCTGCACCACGCTCGGCTCGGCCTCGGCGTCGGAGAACTCCAGGAACGACTCGTCGATCACCACCAGGTCCAGATCGGCCAGGGCGTCCATGAACTGCACCAGCGCGTGCTTGGGCACGAAGCCGCCGTCGGGGTTGTTGGGGTTGCAGACCACGGCGACCCTGGTCCCCCGCGCCCGGATGAACTCCACGTACTGCGCCGGGTCCAGGGCGAAGCCGTTGGACTCCTGGAGCGGGAACATGTCGACCCGCTTGCCGGTCTCCATGGGCTGGTCGGTCCAGCGGCCGAAGGTGGGGACGGGGACGGCCAGGGACTCACGCACGAGCAGGTGGTCGATCCAGGTGATCAGCTCGGTGGAGCCGTTGCCCATCGCCACGCACTGGGGCGGCAGTTGGAGCAGGCTGCACAGCTCGGCGGTGATCGTGTCGGCGCTGGACGGGTAGTACGTGACGATCTCGCGCAGCCGTGCCGCCATGTCCTGGAACATGGCGGGCGTGGGGAAGTAGGGGTTGCACGGAATGCAGAAGTCCACCGGCCCGGCCCCGTCGCCGCCCTCCCGCGTCAGCGCCGCCATCGACGGGCTGTGCGCCGCGGTGCTGCGGAACAGCGAGGTGACGTTGTCGGCCATGGAACCTCCGTGTGTGGCGGGCCCGGCGGGGACGACCGGGCCCGTCGTCCTGGGGTGGCCCGCGCGGGGGAGCACGGGCC from Streptomyces sp. 6-11-2 encodes:
- a CDS encoding IS481 family transposase, coding for MSHRNARLTVHGRRLLVERVRSGRPVAHVAAEMGVSRPTAHKWIRRWRSEGESGLLDRSSRPRRTPHRTAATTEAAVCRLRRDRKLGPARIGPILGMPASTVHRILTRHGLNRLAFLDRPTGQVIRRYERDRPGELLHVDVKKLGRIPDGGGHRVLGRQAGRTTRNSMGYDYVHSAVDDHSRLAYSEIHPDEKAATCAAFLTRAAAFFHAHGMTRIERVLTDNAWPYRKSFAWRQALADLGAAGKHTRVYRPQTNGKVERFNRTLLDEWAYLRPYTSNRERTEALADFLHTYNHHRCHTALGGHPPISRVNNAPGQYS
- a CDS encoding histidinol-phosphate transaminase, producing the protein MADNVTSLFRSTAAHSPSMAALTREGGDGAGPVDFCIPCNPYFPTPAMFQDMAARLREIVTYYPSSADTITAELCSLLQLPPQCVAMGNGSTELITWIDHLLVRESLAVPVPTFGRWTDQPMETGKRVDMFPLQESNGFALDPAQYVEFIRARGTRVAVVCNPNNPDGGFVPKHALVQFMDALADLDLVVIDESFLEFSDAEAEPSVVQEAMLRPNVVVLRSLGKNFGLHGIRFGYLVANPALAGKVRSMLPKWNLNSFAEHVVFMLKEHGAEYRQSLQQVRRDRLEMAAHLSALPGLTVYPSQGNFLFVRLPVGAEGTVVRDRLLTEHRILVRECGNKIGSSSRFLRLVVRPEVDVRRLVSALEQVLYGSGRGAAAPEPGHGTNYSSGTAAVDRLVSETNGGGLRMPAAVPGTAAAPGIPAPAAGTAMPLPLTASAAPAPQQVTPGTPLPAATAQPPAPAPAPIHPLAPAAQQVPAPAAAPAPAPVPAPAPGPTPPGVPARGGLTAAQVRGMTAPPPGAPGLTPAPATGWPSPQNWPNAAGMGQAG